In Erpetoichthys calabaricus chromosome 2, fErpCal1.3, whole genome shotgun sequence, a genomic segment contains:
- the LOC127526727 gene encoding uncharacterized protein LOC127526727 → MRRGTLPARYMAARKRYQELLDGDWEPPLVPCSTPVTSAFISKRLPSPEVDSPAEQSEAAEILSFRRSESPPRKPVALKLPEVDLLGEFPSVLSTKLSQAFVGSSHPLKRKVEKRRKESNSSVTVVTEPFPLQRLLAIHKNKRRQQESEQQPKNFPEVSQPNVSLSRSVVLKLPQICLSEDFPVKHGSYTPSIQWVSGPSIQSLPLSPQVLESSSFHTILLHFEGEEVQQYRKRTQEADVAVPVKTDSSAKDSKKPAAQFYVKLPELNLRVGLLNPRVTKHPRQEWPQKAIDEINKK, encoded by the coding sequence ATGAGGAGGGGCACACTCCCGGCCAGGTACATGGCCGCTCGGAAGCGCTACCAGGAGCTTCTGGATGGGGACTGGGAGCCTCCGCTGGTGCCATGCAGCACCCCAGTGACATCAGCCTTTATTTCAAAGAGGCTTCCATCACCAGAGGTGGACAGTCCTGCTGAGCAATCTGAGGCTGCTGAGATCTTGAGTTTCAGAAGGTCTGAAAGCCCTCCCAGGAAGCCTGTTGCTTTGAAACTACCTGAGGTTGACCTTTTGGGGGAGTTTCCTTCAGTTCTGAGTACTAAACTCTCTCAGGCCTTTGTTGGCAGTAGCCACCCTTTGAAAAGaaaggtggaaaaaagaagaaaagaaagcaatagTTCAGTCACCGTGGTGACTGAACCATTTCCCCTGCAGAGACTGTTGGCAATACATAAGAACAAGCGGAGACAGCAGGAATCAGAGCAACAGCCAAAGAATTTCCCAGAAGTCAGTCAGCCCAATGTTTCTCTCAGTAGGAGTGTGGTGCTGAAGCTTCCTCAGATTTGCTTGTCTGAGGACTTTCCTGTGAAACACGGCAGCTACACTCCTTCCATTCAGTGGGTCAGTGGACCATCCATTCAGAGTCTCCCTCTCAGTCCCCAAGTCCTGGAAAGCAGCAGCTTCCACACCATTCTGCTTCATTTTGAAGGGGAAGAGGTTCAGCAGTACAGGAAGAGGACACAAGAGGCAGATGTGGCAGTGCCAGTGAAAACAGACTCTAGTGCCAAAGACAGTAAGAAGCCAGCAGCCCAATTTTATGTGAAGCTGCCGGAACTGAACCTCCGAGTTGGCCTGCTGAATCCCAGAGTGACAAAGCATCCAAGACAAGAATGGCCACAAAAGGCAATAGACGAGATCAACAAAAAGTAG